The Arachis hypogaea cultivar Tifrunner chromosome 14, arahy.Tifrunner.gnm2.J5K5, whole genome shotgun sequence DNA window ATTAAACTTGAAATAATTGGGACACAGCTTAGAGATTTAATAATCTTCTGCTTTTCGTCATTTAGATTTAAAGTCATATACGTTTGTTTGACTCTCACGAATTCCACTCTATAATATAATGCCTTAGGTAAAAAGATATGCAGTAAATTTCCTTTTTTAcccttatctttttctttcttcccttaAATTAAACAACCTGCACTCGATTCAATTTCATTATACGTCGCCAAACTTTACAGTCAAATGAGGATCACCGACACTGCCAAAAACGCATAACAGTGACACTGCCGCCcggaaaaaatagaaaagaagataTCTATGCAACTCTAACATGTTATGATATATAATCCTTTCCTAAGTATATATCATCTACAGATTAATATTTAGTTATATGATAATCACTCTATAATGATAATCATATGAAATAATATCTCGATTAATTTAGCAAAATAGTAACACACTATTACATTATTATAGCATATATTTGTGTACACATTTTTCAgagataaatatatattaaatgttttttcgattcttaattatttattcgaaagacaaaatatttttttacaataaaaaaattcctAATTGAACTTGGATGATTGAGaccttttgaaatttttaaattgcgGAAAAGTAGGCTTTGCCCATAAAATAAATTGTCAGCAACTTGAGAAGGCATTTACTCGCACGTGTGTGTATAGTGTATACAGAGATATAACAGAATGAATGAAGTAATTAATGGTTATTATTGTACATTAATCAGTTGGTAGATAAGGACCCAGAAGCAGCAATAGTGTTATTTTGGAAGGCGATAAATGCTGGAGATAAAGTGGACAGTGCCTTAAAGGACATGGCTGTTGTGATGAAGCAATTAGACAGATCCGAAGAAGCAATTGAAGCCATCAAATCTTTCAGAAGCCTTTGTTCCAAACATTCTCAAGAGTCACTTGATAATGTACTTCTTGACCTCTACAAGGTATATACATACATAGACTTCTTTCAAAACTGTTAGTTCCACTTCATATGAGCTACctagcttttctttttcttagttttaatataaaaattaaataaattattagttCTAATGATAAAAGATTTATATctttacaattttaaatataaaaaatataaactacTTCTATATTCCATTAACAACTGTGTTAATTCCACAAAACTATAAAAAACATTTGACAAGTTTTACTATGCAGTGAAATATTCATTTCCGATTATTTTGTTGAATTAATGTATGTTTGATGAGTAtcaaattaacttaccttttttacgattaaaattatttataatcaaatttttattgttaaaagTGATAGTTTATTTAGTAAAAAAGGAATGGAGGTCAGTAGTTTTATGTTATAGCAATAAAGACCAATACTAGTAAATTACATCATTAAAGAAGTATAAGgattaaaatatatgttaaaatagcTAGAGAAATGTAGATTTTCTTTATACACCTTGTTTTTAGGCTTTTATATTATTGTAGGttattgaatgaaaaataattaaataattagaatataaaattaatagattAATATTAGTTGTaaagaattttgaatttcttattttctaaatttaaacTTTCAAGTATAAAGAACAACAaaaattattctcataaaaaCATATTAGGTTATTTGAATATCTGAGGGGCCAAGGCTCCTGTTAAATTCACCACTGTATGAAATTCACTAATTTTTATGTGTATGTCCAATGGCTTAAGaacaatatatgtattatttaaagtGACATCTTAATAGATTTCataattaattgataaatttaatttgtGATATACTCAATGGTAAAGTCTAGGGACCagtaactttattaaattttgaccAGCATGTAATCAGTAAATAAAAGTGAGTCATTGGaagaaatctcacaccattaaaattattattagtggtTATtcgatggctacaaatcacaaaagttgctggccctagcACTCCTCATATTCAATATTATGATTTGTTTATCATTCTGAAGAGTAAAAAGGATAATCATATATGTCATTTCATGTTGTTACAAAGTAACATCTTAATAGAgatttagttaattaataaacaaaTGATGAATAATCTAATTGAGTGTTCGTGAAAGACAGAAATGTGGAAGAATTGATGAGCAAATTGAGTtgctgaagagaaagctaagactAATCTACCAAGGTGAAGCCTTCAATGGAAGGACCACAAGGACTGCTCGCTCTCATGGCAAAAAGTTCCAAGTTTCTATCAAGCAAGAAACTGCAAGATTATTGGTATTTTTCATATTACATCATACatattaactctttttttttttttttttatcctttatCGCACTTTTTCATCATTACTATCTTTAATTTACTttagcttatttttattttcaaaaaaatatatttttgggcctaacgatttttttttaaaaatatgtttaatgtttaattcaatttaattttgtccataacatttttaatttatagatcaattttttttaatattttcgatttgtattaaaattataagtaaatattttttattttctccctaaTATTTTAAATGGAAATAAcatctaaaattaattttgacacaaattaaaaatattaggaacaaaattaaattaaattaaacgttaaatatattaaaaaattaacaaatattaaaaataaaaaaacatattttaccttttttttttcttttacaattttttgtttttatttcgaTTTGATTGgaaatttgaaattaataatataaaaattgacatcataataatgaaaataaaaacagaaaggcAAAATATGCATTAAAATTGGTGATGCGTGCCTTGTGCGAAAtaattttgcattttatttatttttgagtgaGTGGGCAAAAAAATCTACCTTACAATAATGATAGGATAGAATTTAATGTTGAAAGTATGATTGGATTTGTGCATTATTCATCCTTCACGTCCGAGTAGTCTCTTGGTGGACAGGTAtgaattgaattattaatgtatcttaatttaataatttaaatttttgaagcaAATAATCCTATGatataatttcaaaatttctGATGATAAAAGAGTATAAAGCTTAATCTTGTGGCcccatattttttaaataaaaaactaaattaaatttcaaCATAAAGTATGGATGGACAGAAACTCAtgatttgaattgaaaagaacCTCATGCATGAGTGGTGTTATAGAAGAAAACATACAATATAAATAATAGCTATCCATGAAcaagttttatttgttttaactAAAATAGTAGAGGGCAATTCTAACTGtgttttattctatatatatttttagggAAATTTGGGGTGGGCCTACATGCAAAAGGAGAACTACATGATGGCGGAGGTTGTATTCAAGAAAGCCCAAATGATAGATGCTGACGCCAACAAGGCTTGCAACTTGGTGGTGTGCCTCATGAGACAATCCCGTTATGAAGAAGCCTATTACATTCTTGAACATGTCTTGCATCAAAAGCTTCCTGGCTCCGATGAAACCAAGTCCAAGAAAAGAGCAGAGGAGTTGCTTTTGGAATTGAATTCAAATCTCCCTCAATCACAATATCTGGATAATTTGGGCCTTGATGATGACTTTGTCAAAGGGATAGATGAATTGCTCACTGCATGGGGATCAAATAACAGATCCAGAAGGCTTCCTATATTTGAGGAAATCTCTTCCTTTAGAGATCAATTGGCATGTTAGTTAATTCTCAATCTTAGGTtatatgtttctttttattattgtttgtGTCATGTTTGTATATATTACTATATTAGTGTCATAGGTTGTTATTATTCTTAGTACGTAGTTTGTGCTTCCTCTACCCTTTTTTGTCTTCTTAAAATGGTGAGGGAAGCAATGAAACCAATAAGCTTTGCTTGTATCTTGTTAGATGAATAATAGATATGAAGCGTTCCAATAATAAGCACCATCTTTGTGGATAGAAGATTGATGGTATGATATGAAATTCATTTTATTACATAGTTTCAGGTGCAAAAACAATCATCTATGATAATactcttttacttttttatttttattttttttatgcttaTTAAGAGTGATCATGATTCATGAATATCAATTTTGAGAATAAAAAAGCAGCTTGGTCAAATGTCATGAAACACAAAAACAGCAATATTGGAACATTGGAACACTTATGAATCTCAAAAAGAAGATTCTGGGCTAACTAGTTATTGCTTTTGGTTAAAGTAGTAGTTGTGCAAACATCATCTAAATCGGATCCCCAATGAGAATCAACAAATGCAAGGATTTTGAAGTCAAAGTAGGTATTCCGAGAATTACCTGAAACATtgatttgggcctgaacgtgaggCTCAGATCTCTTTGTATGGCAGCGTCTGACTTGTTGATTCCGAGGTATCACctgtccgagttcctcgtgaggagatgatgggtggtacctgcaagagactccgatacataagttagcaaggattttagacagatttttagtagattagaacgtgaATTATACCTGAAGGGTGTCAACGTATTTATAGTAAAGTCATTGATCACCTTTTGTTACGGTAGTTCCACCTTTATTGATGGATAACTGTTCTCTTTATTTTGGGAGTTTTGTTGACTTCACCCTTCTAGATGAAGTGGCTAGATTCGTGGAGGCAGTTACTCACTTTGGGCAAGTAGAACTGGATTCCCTTGATGATGTCCAGTCTCTTCAAAGAGGCCGGGTAAGCGTGGAGACCAACCCTTCTGAGTCAGGCCCTTTATTTTTTAGTGGGCCTGGCTTTAAGTTTTGGGGCAAGGTATGAATAGTGTCTCTGCTTGAGTCCGAGCTTTTTAAGAGGTCAGACTCGAGCATATTGGACCTTTAGCTTTCACATCGGGTACCcgacatattttcaaaatttttgaatgtTATTGTCTTTAAGGGAGAGCGAGCAAAACGCGACAGTTTCTCTTGGGGTTTGCGCACGTTTTCTTGAGGGGTGTAACGGTTGCTCTGCCCTTGTCCCCCTATATAAGATGccttttttctcccttttctcttttcttcattTCCAAAAGCATTTCCCTTTCAGTTTCTTGCTTCCTCAGTACCCTCGATTCCAAGATTTCTCCATCTTATTTCTTCTGAAGGTTTGTCTTGCAGCGTCTAGATAGGAATGTTCGTGCTTGATAGAGAATTAATGttgatctagaatttctcaaaatagaatctcttcgttgtaagtatagtccaaaccaataactaactctcaatcaaagtttaatttcaaataaaaatataaccgagagtaattcaaCTTCGGGTCATCTCCCTCGGACAATGCAATTAAGATGTCATACTCTTGGTTGTGAGGAAAAGAGGGTTTTGAAGTATAGAATgagagattaaaaaaattaataaataaaagaactaagaaatgatcaaaaaggatattaatgcaaattaaaagaaagcaagatcaaaacttagtgacaatgctataaatgcataaagagccttgacttggaaatgagaattaaggaatcctatcatcgtcattaccacaactatgacaactaTGATAAGTCAATCTCGCTTCGTCAattcctaacatcgaggagtaagtcaagcaagcataattgatcttaatccataagtcatagctaacttactaattacttagtaaaaagctagcatcaatggaaacaagagtcaactaactacccaagaattaccactaaatgttggacattatgactctagtatcctaggaactcattttccaaggcaaggtgtgaaaatctattcAAAATTATCAAGTGGCATTtttacaaacacttggtgggcataaaagcaaaacaaaagaatatacaaaagataatgaaaactaaaaccaaactattcacaaaatcaacaataaacacTCAAGCAAGCATATAGGAATcataaaatatcaaattcatAAGCAAAAGATTTAAGAAATCAAAATTGCATATATCAAAGTAACTTGAACAAGAGGAAAATATAACAAAAGTAGTGTAATTAAAGAGGGAATTAAGGAGTATTTACAATAAAGATGAGCAAAATCCAAGATTAAAACttaactataaaatgctacaataaaAATTTcagtaaaccctaagagagaattttctatctacactactcctactcctaatgcatTTTTCTACCCTAAAGTGAGCTccctgatgcaccactatttcgtggtacattttatgcttaattttAGTAGATTTCATCCAttattcccacatttattcaatgaaatagcatggtttcataattTTCTCCTAATTTCTACTTAAGtgcaaaaacatgctttttaagtctttaatttgctaattttaattcacctttgattccactagatgccttgatgtgtttgttagtgaattcaggttgaaaaggctaggaatggatcaaaggaatgaagagaaaagtatGCAAGTGGACTAATAATGggaaatcaaggatttgggatgcattcaCCGACGCGTGCACGTAGCAGACGCGCACGtagcagacgcgcacgcgtggaattgAAGTCAAATGGCGACGTGTACACGTGacatgacgcatacgcatggataGCAAAAAGccaagcgacacgtacgcgtgatccacgcatacGTGTCGATGTTCGCACGTGacatcattaaagtgaaaacgccggaggcgatttctgggctttccaggcctagatccaactcaattctgagcctattacatgcagaaatcaagaggagtcaaGGGGGGGAGGGGAAGCTCATAGTTTAGTTttgatcatgctttagttagtttctagatagagaagctctctcttctctctagaattaggttagatgtagattaagaattcttagatctaggtttaattcatgctttgatttacttttctttccaATTCCTTGTTTCTCTACCCTTGCTTTCCTAGTTTTGTATTTCATTACTTGTAATTGTTtacttgttgttgatgcactcttgtttcttctactcctttttaatgcaatttatgtttcatgctcctttattgttgatttgaattgttgttgttaaatTCCTTGCGATCttatcttgctttccttttatgccttccaagtgtttgattaaatgcttggaaggatgttagagtagatttttgtgttcttggcttgggatggcaacttaggtgaacttgagttgctaatgtccaagtgttgataattggtgtccattgatACTAGCTTTCCCTAAATCAATTGGTGAGaaggctaggacttatggattaggattggtgtagctcatttgactttcctccatttattagaggatgacttaatgggattaatccttgcaattatcatgttgtgattagtgacaaggataaagatccttgaccatcattccttgccaagacctttttattcTTTGAgtttcaatttactttcttgcaatttatctttcatgtctcttatccaaaaccctaaaatatacatctcataaccaatagcaagaacacttcactgcaattcctttgagagacgacccaaggtttgaatactttggttatttttattggggtttgttacttgtgacaaccaaagttttgcatgagaggattatttgttggtttagaaattatacttgcaacaagatttcatttgtgaaattctttaccaatcAAAAATcccttcatcaaaatggcgccgttgccggggaattgcaaatgtgtgccttgttattggttattgtatatatgtgaatattgtgaatatgtttgccttttgcttctttgttagtttttggaagtgtaggagtttgttctctttatttgttactagTTGTTGTTTTTATTTCCCCTttttaccatgaattctcatccctttggctgagtttggttacaattatgttgtaggaaatgaaagctttaatgaggatatgcatcaaggatggaacaaccaaggttgggaggagcctcaagcttatggacaacctttttggcaacaacctcctccgggtTCTTATAGGTATtccaactcctaatgcatatcaatccaatagctATGATCGACattcttgtagttaccaacaagccccacccatGCGCCTATGAACCTCATCCTCAAcgtaaccctcaaccatactcacaagcccttttttaccaaacaccttcatatgaccctaatccttacccaccataccaacaaccatatgagccatatgaaccacacctagaaccaccaccattccaacctcaacacttccaagaaccacctcctcTATACtgttaccaagaagaaccaccttcctatcatgaatcctttctccaaaataatgaatcctcctatccaccccaagccccaatggatgaatctctcactttattccttcaaaggcaagaagagaagaaaagagaggtaCTAGAATTCATGGCcaccttggatgaggtggtaaaccgattagcctcccaatgttTGAGCACTCAAGGAATTCCCAtggccacatgtgaagaatcaattgaagagcatagcattaaggagagattagaaactccAATGAAAAATGAGGaatgttattttgtattgaaaaaattggaggaagctttgattgttgaagaagaggaagaagtggttgaagacttaggagatgcggaacctccatgggaatctagagtcaTAGAAAACCCCTTTGAGAAGATTGAATTtcatgttgaggaggagagtgcacaacctccaaaacaattgttgaatgaagacttggaaggagtgaatcaagaattgagttcccatggCGATGAAGATCATTCATCAaaccttcttggtggtgaatcctttgaacttgaagaaccttctcctaaTGAGATAGagagcaatgtggaggtagatttctctcatcctcccatttatgatttgagtgatggagaagagttagatgaaattgatgaacaaaagaTTGAATTTGGAGAAgtttgtaaagaggtggaggtaatcaaggaagaacacaagggagtagagcttgcaaggacgTTGGAAGTATTTCTCCCCAAGctatcaccatccattctttcattcaagtgggtaaatcactcatctctaagcttaattatcccacttgaatatggtttgcttgagacggatgggcaacttagagctctttgtggctttaagagcaaaagggagatggttagtagttggcattgtaaatcaaagtccatgatggttgcatgttcaAGGCTTAatagcaagggttggtgtagaactagattgcttgggtctaggatgatgtttggtcacttaattgagaattcatcttgcttgccACCCAAATGGAACAATGacgatcaacttgaagatgggtgtcaaaaaaagtgtgggatcccggatcgcacaaggagaatcaaatttgggagcccttagcttgtgaagaactccatcaaggcttgatggcattaattttgaagaatggagcttattggagattcaagcattggtggatgttcaaggatggattcaagcacaaaccaccttgatgaggagctccccataagtccaacttaaggacaataaataaaagtgctaggtgggagacacccccacCAGGGTAAAACTTTTTCATTTTCTcatttgtacatattggtaattagtttaatttcatgttttgtttggatagttgagtttagttagtagtctagtatgttgaataaggtttgagagtgttttggtagctgtttggaggtttggaatgcttggtttggtgcaagaacttggaaaaattttgaaaaacagagcaccaacccacgcgcacgcgttatccacgcgtacgcgtcatctacgcgtacgcgtggatttaaaATTTTCACCTCCATACAAAAACCTGAGAGTTGTGCCTACTTCATGCCAACTTTGTGCGCGAGGCACAACtctaccgacgcgtacgcgtcacctc harbors:
- the LOC112742081 gene encoding protein SULFUR DEFICIENCY-INDUCED 1; amino-acid sequence: MEGSGCKKSSKGKKDDLYHVIHKVPYGDTLYVKAKHAQLVDKDPEAAIVLFWKAINAGDKVDSALKDMAVVMKQLDRSEEAIEAIKSFRSLCSKHSQESLDNVLLDLYKKCGRIDEQIELLKRKLRLIYQGEAFNGRTTRTARSHGKKFQVSIKQETARLLGNLGWAYMQKENYMMAEVVFKKAQMIDADANKACNLVVCLMRQSRYEEAYYILEHVLHQKLPGSDETKSKKRAEELLLELNSNLPQSQYLDNLGLDDDFVKGIDELLTAWGSNNRSRRLPIFEEISSFRDQLAC